A single window of Streptomyces griseoviridis DNA harbors:
- the secE gene encoding preprotein translocase subunit SecE produces the protein MADAVGSIDTPDAQDEAQDSKKGRKGGKRAKKGPLKRLALFYRQVIAELRKVVWPTRNQLSTYTTVVIVFVVIMIGLVTVIDYGLSHAAKYVFG, from the coding sequence ATGGCGGACGCCGTGGGCTCCATCGATACGCCTGATGCCCAGGACGAGGCGCAGGATTCGAAGAAGGGCCGTAAGGGCGGCAAGCGGGCCAAGAAGGGTCCGCTCAAGAGGCTTGCCCTCTTCTACCGCCAGGTCATCGCCGAACTCCGCAAGGTCGTCTGGCCGACGCGCAACCAGCTGAGCACGTACACCACCGTGGTGATCGTCTTCGTGGTCATCATGATCGGCCTGGTGACCGTGATTGACTATGGGCTCAGCCACGCCGCCAAGTACGTCTTCGGCTGA
- the nusG gene encoding transcription termination/antitermination protein NusG: protein MSDPNLNDSREPAKADDDELDIVEGADEQDEFEAAEAEAGDPAEEAALHVENVEDAEEAENAGDSEDAEAADGVEGESAEDETADAEEAEEEETEPVDPVQALREELRALPGEWYVIHTYAGYENRVKTNLEQRAVSLNVEDFIFQAEVPQEEVAQIKNGERKTIRQNKLPGYVLVRMDLTNESWGVVRNTPGVTGFVGNAYDPYPLTLDEIVKMLAPEAEEKAAREAAEAEGKPAPQRKVEVQVLDFEVGDSVTVTDGPFATLQATINEINPDSKKVKGLVEIFGRETPVELSFDQIQKN, encoded by the coding sequence GTGTCTGACCCGAACCTGAACGACTCCCGCGAGCCCGCCAAGGCGGACGATGACGAGCTCGACATCGTCGAGGGCGCGGACGAGCAGGATGAGTTCGAGGCTGCCGAGGCCGAGGCGGGCGACCCCGCCGAAGAAGCCGCACTGCACGTCGAAAACGTCGAAGACGCCGAAGAAGCTGAAAACGCCGGGGACTCAGAAGACGCTGAGGCCGCCGACGGCGTCGAAGGCGAGAGCGCCGAGGACGAGACCGCCGACGCCGAAGAGGCCGAGGAGGAGGAGACCGAGCCGGTCGACCCCGTCCAGGCCCTGCGCGAGGAGCTGCGTGCCCTCCCCGGCGAGTGGTACGTCATCCACACCTACGCCGGTTACGAGAACCGCGTGAAGACCAACCTCGAGCAGCGTGCCGTCTCGCTGAACGTCGAGGACTTCATCTTCCAGGCCGAGGTGCCGCAGGAAGAGGTCGCGCAGATCAAGAACGGCGAGCGCAAGACCATCCGGCAGAACAAGCTCCCCGGATACGTCCTCGTCCGCATGGACCTGACGAACGAGTCCTGGGGTGTCGTCCGCAACACCCCCGGTGTCACCGGCTTCGTGGGCAACGCCTACGACCCGTACCCGCTGACCCTGGACGAGATCGTCAAGATGCTCGCCCCCGAGGCCGAGGAGAAGGCGGCCCGCGAGGCGGCCGAGGCCGAGGGCAAGCCGGCGCCGCAGCGCAAGGTCGAGGTCCAGGTCCTCGACTTCGAGGTCGGCGACTCGGTCACCGTCACGGACGGCCCGTTCGCCACGCTCCAGGCGACCATCAACGAGATCAACCCCGACTCGAAGAAGGTCAAGGGCCTGGTCGAGATCTTCGGCCGCGAGACGCCGGTCGAGCTGTCGTTCGACCAGATCCAGAAGAACTGA
- the rplK gene encoding 50S ribosomal protein L11, which translates to MPPKKKKVTGLIKLQIQAGAANPAPPVGPALGQHGVNIMEFCKAYNAATESQRGWVIPVEITVYEDRSFTFVTKTPPAAKMILKAAGIEKGSGEPHKTKVAKITQAQVREIATTKLPDLNANDLDAAAKIIAGTARSMGVTVEG; encoded by the coding sequence ATGCCTCCCAAGAAGAAGAAGGTCACGGGGCTCATCAAGCTCCAGATCCAGGCCGGCGCCGCCAACCCGGCCCCGCCGGTCGGCCCCGCGCTGGGCCAGCACGGCGTGAACATCATGGAGTTCTGCAAGGCCTACAACGCCGCGACCGAGTCGCAGCGTGGCTGGGTGATCCCGGTGGAGATCACGGTCTACGAGGACCGCTCCTTCACCTTCGTCACCAAGACGCCGCCGGCCGCGAAGATGATCCTCAAGGCCGCGGGCATCGAGAAGGGCTCGGGCGAGCCGCACAAGACCAAGGTCGCCAAGATCACCCAGGCGCAGGTCCGCGAGATCGCCACGACCAAGCTCCCCGACCTCAACGCCAACGACCTGGACGCCGCCGCGAAGATCATCGCCGGTACCGCGCGTTCCATGGGCGTCACGGTCGAGGGCTGA
- the rplA gene encoding 50S ribosomal protein L1 yields MSKRSKSLRAADAKIDREKLYAPLEAVRLAKETSTTKFDGTVEVAFRLGVDPRKADQMVRGTVNLPHGTGKTARVLVFATGDRAAAAEAAGADIVGSDELIDEVAKGRLDFDAVVATPDLMGKVGRLGRVLGPRGLMPNPKTGTVTPDVAKAVTEIKGGKIEFRVDKHSNLHFIIGKASFDDTKLVENYGAALEEVLRLKPSAAKGRYIKKASLATTMGPGIPLDPNRTRNLLVEEDPAAV; encoded by the coding sequence GTGAGCAAGCGCAGCAAGTCTCTCCGCGCTGCGGACGCCAAGATCGACCGGGAGAAGCTCTACGCCCCGCTCGAGGCCGTCCGTCTCGCCAAGGAGACCTCCACGACCAAGTTCGACGGCACCGTCGAGGTCGCCTTCCGCCTGGGTGTCGACCCGCGCAAGGCCGACCAGATGGTCCGTGGCACCGTGAACCTGCCGCACGGCACCGGCAAGACCGCCCGGGTCCTGGTCTTCGCGACCGGTGACCGTGCTGCCGCCGCGGAAGCCGCGGGCGCCGACATCGTCGGCTCCGACGAACTGATCGACGAGGTCGCGAAGGGCCGTCTGGACTTCGACGCCGTCGTCGCCACCCCGGACCTCATGGGCAAGGTCGGCCGCCTCGGCCGCGTGCTCGGTCCGCGTGGCCTCATGCCGAACCCGAAGACCGGCACCGTGACCCCGGACGTGGCCAAGGCCGTGACCGAGATCAAGGGCGGCAAGATCGAGTTCCGCGTCGACAAGCACTCGAACCTGCACTTCATCATCGGCAAGGCGTCCTTCGACGACACCAAGCTGGTGGAGAACTACGGCGCCGCGCTGGAGGAAGTCCTCCGTCTGAAGCCGTCGGCCGCCAAGGGTCGCTACATCAAGAAGGCCTCCCTCGCCACCACGATGGGCCCCGGCATTCCGCTCGACCCGAACCGCACCCGCAACCTCCTCGTCGAGGAGGACCCGGCCGCCGTCTGA
- the rplJ gene encoding 50S ribosomal protein L10, protein MARPDKAAAVAELADQFRSSNAAVLTEYRGLTVAQLKTLRRSLGDDAQYAVVKNTLTKIAANEAGISTLDDLFNGPTAVAFITGDPVTSAKGLRDFAKDNPNLVIKGGVLDGKALSADEIKKLADLESREVLLAKLAGAFKGKQTQAAQLFQALPSKLVRTVDALRAKQDEQGGAE, encoded by the coding sequence ATGGCAAGGCCCGACAAGGCTGCCGCGGTGGCCGAGCTCGCGGACCAGTTCCGCAGCTCGAACGCCGCCGTGCTGACCGAGTACCGGGGTCTCACCGTGGCGCAGCTCAAGACGCTGCGCCGTTCGCTCGGTGACGACGCCCAGTACGCCGTGGTGAAGAACACGCTGACCAAGATTGCGGCCAACGAGGCCGGGATCTCGACGCTCGACGACCTGTTCAACGGTCCGACGGCGGTCGCCTTCATCACCGGTGACCCGGTGACGTCGGCGAAGGGTCTTCGTGACTTCGCCAAGGACAACCCGAACCTCGTCATCAAGGGCGGTGTCCTTGACGGCAAGGCGCTCTCCGCCGACGAGATCAAGAAGCTCGCGGACCTCGAGTCCCGCGAGGTTCTGCTCGCCAAGCTGGCGGGTGCCTTCAAGGGCAAGCAGACCCAGGCTGCGCAGCTCTTCCAGGCGCTTCCCTCGAAGCTCGTCCGCACCGTGGACGCGCTCCGTGCCAAGCAGGACGAGCAGGGCGGTGCCGAGTAA
- the rplL gene encoding 50S ribosomal protein L7/L12, whose translation MMALTQDELLAEFEGMTLIQLSEFVKAFEEKFDVTAAAAVAAAPAGPAAAVEAAEEQDEFDVILTGAGDKKIQVIKVVRELTSLGLKEAKDLVDGAPKPVLEKVAKEAAEKAAESLKGAGASVEVK comes from the coding sequence ATCATGGCTCTCACCCAGGACGAACTGCTCGCCGAGTTCGAGGGCATGACCCTCATCCAGCTCTCCGAGTTCGTGAAGGCGTTCGAGGAGAAGTTCGACGTCACCGCCGCCGCCGCGGTCGCCGCTGCCCCGGCCGGCCCCGCCGCCGCCGTCGAGGCCGCTGAGGAGCAGGACGAGTTCGACGTCATCCTCACCGGTGCCGGCGACAAGAAGATCCAGGTCATCAAGGTCGTGCGTGAGCTGACCTCGCTGGGTCTGAAGGAGGCCAAGGACCTCGTGGACGGCGCCCCGAAGCCCGTTCTCGAGAAGGTCGCCAAGGAGGCCGCGGAGAAGGCCGCCGAGTCCCTCAAGGGCGCCGGCGCCTCCGTCGAGGTCAAGTAA
- the rpoB gene encoding DNA-directed RNA polymerase subunit beta — protein MAASRTASTANTNNAASTAPLRISFAKIKEPLEVPNLLALQTESFDWLLGNDAWKARVEAALESGQDVPTKSGLEEIFEEISPIEDFSGSMSLTFRDHRFEPPKNSIDECKERDFTFAAPLFVTAEFTNNETGEIKSQTVFMGDFPLMTNKGTFVINGTERVVVSQLVRSPGVYFDSSIDKTSDKDIFSAKIIPSRGAWLEMEIDKRDMVGVRIDRKRKQSVTVLLKALGWTTEQILEEFGEYESMRATLEKDHTQGQDDALLDIYRKLRPGEPPTREAAQTLLENLYFNPKRYDLAKVGRYKVNKKLGADAPLDAGILTVEDIISSIKYLVKLHAGETETVGDSGDAIVVETDDIDHFGNRRLRSVGELIQNQVRTGLARMERVVRERMTTQDVEAITPQTLINIRPVVASIKEFFGTSQLSQFMDQNNPLSGLTHKRRLSALGPGGLSRERAGFEVRDVHPSHYGRMCPIETPEGPNIGLIGSLASYGRVNAFGFVETPYRKVVEGQVTDDVDYLTADEEDRFVIAQANATLNDDMRFEESRVLVRRRGGEVDYVPGDDVDYMDVSPRQMVSVATAMIPFLEHDDANRALMGANMMRQAVPLIKSEAPLVGTGMEYRSAVDAGDVVRAEKAGAVQEVSADYITTANDDGTYITYRLAKFARSNQGTSVNQKVIVNEGDRIIEGQVLADGPATENGEMALGKNLLVAFMPWEGHNYEDAIILSQRLVQDDVLSSIHIEEHEVDARDTKLGPEEITRDIPNVSEEVLADLDERGIIRIGAEVIAGDILVGKVTPKGETELTPEERLLRAIFGEKAREVRDTSLKVPHGETGKVIGVRVFDREEGDELPPGVNQLVRVYVAQKRKITDGDKLAGRHGNKGVISKILPIEDMPFLEDGTPVDIILNPLGVPSRMNPGQVLEIHLGWLASRGWDVSGLADEWAERLQVIGADQVDPGTNVATPVFDGAREDELAGLLQHTIPNRDGERMVLPSGKARLFDGRSGEPFPDPISVGYMYILKLHHLVDDKLHARSTGPYSMITQQPLGGKAQFGGQRFGEMEVWALEAYGAAYALQELLTIKSDDVTGRVKVYEAIVKGENIPEPGIPESFKVLIKEMQSLCLNVEVLSSDGMSIEMRDTDEDVFRAAEELGIDLSRREPSSVEEV, from the coding sequence TTGGCCGCCTCGCGCACTGCCTCGACCGCGAATACGAACAACGCTGCCAGCACCGCCCCGCTGCGCATCTCTTTTGCAAAGATCAAGGAGCCCCTCGAGGTTCCGAACCTTCTTGCTCTGCAGACCGAGAGCTTCGACTGGCTGCTCGGAAACGACGCGTGGAAGGCTCGAGTCGAGGCGGCTCTGGAGTCAGGTCAGGACGTCCCCACCAAGTCCGGTCTCGAAGAGATCTTCGAGGAGATCTCCCCGATCGAGGACTTCTCCGGGTCGATGTCCCTGACGTTCCGCGACCACCGTTTCGAGCCGCCGAAGAACAGCATCGACGAGTGCAAGGAGCGCGACTTCACGTTCGCCGCCCCGCTCTTCGTCACCGCGGAGTTCACGAACAACGAGACGGGTGAGATCAAGTCCCAGACCGTCTTCATGGGCGACTTCCCGCTCATGACGAACAAGGGCACCTTCGTCATCAACGGCACCGAGCGTGTCGTGGTGTCCCAGCTGGTCCGTTCCCCCGGCGTCTACTTCGACTCCAGCATCGACAAGACGTCCGACAAGGACATCTTCTCCGCCAAGATCATCCCGTCCCGGGGTGCCTGGCTGGAGATGGAGATCGACAAGCGCGACATGGTCGGTGTCCGCATCGACCGCAAGCGCAAGCAGTCCGTCACCGTCCTGCTCAAGGCGCTCGGCTGGACCACCGAGCAGATCCTCGAGGAGTTCGGCGAGTACGAGTCGATGCGCGCCACCCTGGAGAAGGACCACACCCAGGGCCAGGACGACGCGCTGCTCGACATCTACCGCAAGCTGCGTCCGGGCGAGCCCCCCACGCGTGAGGCCGCGCAGACGCTGCTCGAGAACCTCTACTTCAACCCGAAGCGCTACGACCTCGCCAAGGTCGGCCGCTACAAGGTCAACAAGAAGCTGGGCGCCGACGCCCCGCTCGACGCCGGCATCCTGACCGTCGAGGACATCATCTCGTCGATCAAGTACCTGGTGAAGCTGCACGCCGGTGAGACCGAGACGGTCGGCGACAGCGGCGACGCGATCGTCGTCGAGACCGACGACATCGACCACTTCGGCAACCGTCGTCTGCGCAGCGTCGGCGAGCTCATCCAGAACCAGGTCCGCACGGGTCTGGCCCGGATGGAGCGCGTCGTCCGCGAGCGCATGACCACGCAGGACGTCGAGGCGATCACGCCGCAGACCCTGATCAACATCCGGCCGGTCGTCGCCTCCATCAAGGAGTTCTTCGGCACCAGCCAGCTGTCGCAGTTCATGGACCAGAACAACCCGCTGTCGGGTCTCACCCACAAGCGCCGCCTGTCGGCGCTCGGTCCGGGTGGTCTCTCCCGTGAGCGGGCCGGCTTCGAGGTCCGCGACGTGCACCCCTCGCACTACGGCCGCATGTGCCCGATCGAGACCCCCGAAGGCCCGAACATCGGCCTGATCGGCTCGCTCGCCTCCTACGGCCGGGTCAACGCGTTCGGTTTCGTCGAGACCCCGTACCGCAAGGTCGTCGAGGGCCAGGTCACCGACGACGTCGACTACCTGACCGCCGACGAGGAGGACCGCTTCGTCATCGCGCAGGCCAACGCCACGCTCAACGACGACATGCGGTTCGAGGAGTCCCGGGTCCTGGTCCGCCGCCGCGGCGGCGAGGTCGACTACGTCCCCGGTGACGACGTCGACTACATGGACGTCTCGCCGCGCCAGATGGTGTCGGTCGCGACCGCCATGATCCCCTTCCTGGAGCACGACGACGCCAACCGCGCCCTCATGGGCGCGAACATGATGCGTCAGGCCGTGCCCCTCATCAAGTCCGAGGCCCCGCTCGTCGGCACCGGCATGGAGTACCGCTCCGCCGTCGACGCCGGTGACGTGGTCAGGGCCGAGAAGGCGGGCGCCGTCCAGGAGGTCTCCGCCGACTACATCACCACCGCCAACGACGACGGCACGTACATCACGTACCGGCTGGCCAAGTTCGCCCGCTCCAACCAGGGCACCTCGGTCAACCAGAAGGTCATCGTCAACGAGGGCGACCGGATCATCGAGGGCCAGGTCCTCGCCGACGGTCCGGCCACCGAGAACGGCGAGATGGCGCTGGGCAAGAACCTGCTCGTGGCGTTCATGCCGTGGGAGGGCCACAACTACGAGGACGCGATCATCCTGTCGCAGCGCCTCGTGCAGGACGACGTCCTCTCCTCGATCCACATCGAGGAGCACGAGGTCGACGCCCGTGACACCAAGCTCGGCCCCGAGGAGATCACCCGGGACATCCCGAACGTCTCCGAGGAGGTCCTCGCCGACCTCGACGAGCGCGGCATCATCCGCATCGGCGCCGAGGTCATCGCCGGCGACATCCTCGTCGGCAAGGTGACGCCCAAGGGCGAGACCGAGCTGACCCCCGAGGAGCGCCTGCTGCGCGCGATCTTCGGCGAGAAGGCCCGTGAGGTCCGTGACACCTCGCTGAAGGTGCCGCACGGCGAGACCGGCAAGGTCATCGGCGTCCGGGTCTTCGACCGCGAGGAGGGCGACGAGCTTCCCCCCGGTGTGAACCAGCTGGTGCGCGTCTACGTCGCGCAGAAGCGCAAGATCACCGACGGTGACAAGCTCGCCGGCCGGCACGGCAACAAGGGCGTCATCTCGAAGATCCTGCCGATCGAGGACATGCCGTTCCTGGAGGACGGCACCCCGGTCGACATCATCCTCAACCCGCTGGGTGTGCCGTCCCGAATGAACCCGGGACAGGTTCTGGAGATCCACCTCGGCTGGCTCGCCAGCCGCGGCTGGGACGTCTCCGGGCTCGCCGACGAGTGGGCGGAGCGGCTCCAGGTCATCGGCGCCGACCAGGTCGACCCCGGCACCAACGTCGCGACCCCGGTCTTCGACGGTGCCCGCGAGGACGAGCTCGCGGGTCTGCTCCAGCACACCATCCCCAACCGCGACGGCGAGCGCATGGTGCTCCCGTCCGGCAAGGCGCGGCTGTTCGACGGCCGCAGCGGTGAGCCGTTCCCGGACCCGATCTCGGTCGGGTACATGTACATCCTGAAGCTGCACCACCTGGTCGACGACAAGCTCCACGCCCGTTCGACCGGCCCGTACTCGATGATCACCCAGCAGCCGCTGGGTGGTAAGGCGCAGTTCGGCGGTCAGCGCTTCGGCGAGATGGAGGTGTGGGCGCTGGAGGCGTACGGCGCCGCCTACGCCCTCCAGGAACTGCTCACGATCAAGTCCGACGACGTCACCGGCCGCGTGAAGGTCTACGAGGCCATCGTCAAGGGCGAGAACATTCCCGAGCCCGGCATCCCCGAGTCCTTCAAGGTCCTCATCAAGGAGATGCAGTCGCTCTGCCTGAACGTGGAGGTGCTGTCCAGTGACGGTATGTCCATCGAGATGCGTGACACCGACGAGGATGTCTTCCGCGCTGCGGAGGAGCTCGGCATCGACCTGTCCCGGCGCGAGCCGAGCAGCGTCGAAGAGGTCTGA
- a CDS encoding DNA-directed RNA polymerase subunit beta' — protein sequence MLDVNFFDELRIGLATADDIRQWSHGEVKKPETINYRTLKPEKDGLFCEKIFGPTRDWECYCGKYKRVRFKGIICERCGVEVTRAKVRRERMGHIELAAPVTHIWYFKGVPSRLGYLLDLAPKDLEKVIYFAAYMITYVDEERRTRDLPSLEAHVSVERQQVENRRDADLEARAKKLETDLAELEAEGAKADVRRKVREGAEREMKQLRDRAQREIDRLDEVWTRFKNLKVQDLEGDELLYRELRDRFGTYFDGSMGAAALQKRLESFDLDEEAEKLREIIRTGKGQKKTRALKRLKVVSAFLQTSNSPKGMVLDCVPVIPPDLRPMVQLDGGRFATSDLNDLYRRVINRNNRLKRLLDLGAPEIIVNNEKRMLQEAVDALFDNGRRGRPVTGPGNRPLKSLSDMLKGKQGRFRQNLLGKRVDYSARSVIVVGPQLKLHQCGLPKAMALELFKPFVMKRLVDLNHAQNIKSAKRMVERGRTVVYDVLEEVIAEHPVLLNRAPTLHRLGIQAFEPQLVEGKAIQIHPLVCTAFNADFDGDQMAVHLPLSAEAQAEARILMLSSNNILKPADGRPVTMPTQDMVLGLFFLTTDGELRDVKGEGRAFGSTAEATMAFDAGELALQSAVDIRFPVGTIPPRGWTPPAREEGEPEWQPGDTFRLRTTLGRALFNELLPEDYPFVDYSVGKKQLGEIVNDLAERYPKVIVAATLDNLKAAGFFWGTRSGVTVAISDIVVPDAKKEIVKGYEALDEKVQKQYERGLITKEERTQELIAIWTKATNEVAEAMNENFPKTNPIFMMVDSGARGNMMQMRQIAGMRGLVSNAKNETIPRPIKASFREGLSVLEYFISTHGARKGLADTALRTADSGYLTRRLVDVSQDVIIREEDCGTERGLKLHIAEVGADGVLRKADNVETSVYARCLAEDIVVDGKVLGPAGTDLGDVLIDELVKYGVSEVKTRSVLTCESAVGTCAMCYGRSLATGKLVDIGEAVGIIAAQSIGEPGTQLTMRTFHTGGVAGDDITQGLPRVVELFEARTPKGVAPISEASGRIRIEETEKTKKIVVTPDDGSDETAFPISKRARLLVSEGEHVEVGQKLTVGATNPHDVLRILGQRAVQVHLVGEVQKVYNSQGVSIHDKHIEIIIRQMLRRVTIIESGDAELLPGELVERSKFETENRRVVQESGHPASGRPQLMGITKASLATESWLSAASFQETTRVLTDAAINAKSDSLIGLKENVIIGKLIPAGTGLSRYRNIRVEPTEEAKAAMYSAVGYDDIDYSPFGTGSGQAVPLEDYDYGPYNQ from the coding sequence GTGCTCGACGTCAACTTCTTCGACGAGCTCCGGATCGGCCTGGCCACCGCCGACGACATCCGTCAGTGGAGCCACGGCGAGGTCAAGAAGCCCGAGACGATCAACTACCGCACCCTCAAGCCCGAGAAGGACGGACTCTTCTGCGAGAAGATCTTCGGTCCTACCCGGGACTGGGAGTGCTACTGCGGCAAGTACAAGCGTGTCCGCTTCAAGGGCATCATCTGCGAGCGCTGCGGCGTCGAGGTCACTCGCGCCAAGGTGCGCCGTGAGCGGATGGGCCACATCGAGCTGGCCGCGCCCGTCACGCACATCTGGTACTTCAAGGGTGTCCCGAGCCGGCTCGGCTACCTGCTCGACCTGGCCCCCAAGGACCTCGAGAAGGTCATCTACTTCGCGGCGTACATGATCACGTACGTCGACGAGGAGCGCCGCACCCGCGACCTGCCCTCCCTCGAGGCGCACGTCTCCGTCGAGCGGCAGCAGGTCGAGAACCGCCGGGACGCCGACCTGGAGGCCCGCGCCAAGAAGCTCGAGACCGACCTGGCCGAGCTGGAGGCCGAGGGCGCCAAGGCCGACGTGCGCCGCAAGGTGCGCGAAGGCGCCGAGCGCGAGATGAAGCAGCTGCGCGACCGCGCGCAGCGCGAGATCGACCGCCTCGACGAGGTGTGGACCCGCTTCAAGAACCTCAAGGTCCAGGACCTCGAGGGCGACGAGCTGCTCTACCGCGAGCTGCGCGACCGCTTCGGCACCTACTTCGACGGCTCGATGGGCGCCGCGGCGCTCCAGAAGCGCCTGGAGTCCTTCGACCTCGACGAAGAGGCCGAGAAGCTCCGCGAGATCATCCGCACCGGCAAGGGCCAGAAGAAGACCCGCGCGCTCAAGCGCCTCAAGGTCGTCTCCGCGTTCCTGCAGACCAGCAACAGCCCCAAGGGCATGGTGCTCGACTGCGTGCCGGTCATCCCGCCGGACCTGCGTCCGATGGTGCAGCTGGACGGTGGCCGCTTCGCGACCTCCGACCTGAACGACCTGTACCGCCGCGTGATCAACCGCAACAACCGCCTGAAGCGGCTTCTCGACCTCGGCGCCCCCGAGATCATCGTCAACAACGAGAAGCGCATGCTCCAGGAGGCGGTCGACGCCCTCTTCGACAACGGCCGTCGCGGTCGCCCCGTCACGGGCCCCGGCAACCGTCCGCTGAAGTCCCTCAGCGACATGCTGAAGGGCAAGCAGGGCCGCTTCCGCCAGAACCTGCTCGGCAAGCGGGTCGACTACTCGGCGCGTTCCGTCATCGTCGTCGGCCCGCAGCTGAAGCTGCACCAGTGCGGTCTGCCCAAGGCCATGGCGCTGGAGCTCTTCAAGCCGTTCGTGATGAAGCGCCTGGTCGACCTGAACCACGCGCAGAACATCAAGAGCGCCAAGCGCATGGTCGAGCGCGGCCGCACCGTCGTGTACGACGTCCTCGAAGAGGTCATCGCCGAGCACCCGGTGCTGCTGAACCGCGCTCCCACCCTGCACCGCCTGGGCATCCAGGCCTTCGAGCCGCAGCTGGTCGAGGGCAAGGCCATCCAGATCCACCCGCTCGTCTGCACCGCGTTCAACGCGGACTTCGACGGTGACCAGATGGCCGTCCACCTGCCGCTCTCCGCGGAGGCGCAGGCCGAGGCCCGCATCCTGATGCTGTCCTCGAACAACATCCTCAAGCCGGCCGACGGCCGCCCGGTCACGATGCCGACCCAGGACATGGTCCTCGGTCTGTTCTTCCTGACCACGGACGGCGAGCTGCGGGACGTCAAGGGCGAGGGCCGCGCGTTCGGCTCCACGGCCGAGGCGACCATGGCGTTCGACGCCGGCGAGCTGGCGCTGCAGTCGGCCGTCGACATCCGCTTCCCGGTGGGCACCATCCCGCCGCGTGGCTGGACGCCGCCGGCCCGGGAGGAGGGCGAGCCCGAGTGGCAGCCCGGCGACACCTTCCGGCTGCGCACCACCCTGGGCCGCGCGCTCTTCAACGAGCTGCTGCCCGAGGACTACCCGTTCGTCGACTACTCGGTGGGCAAGAAGCAGCTCGGCGAGATCGTCAACGACCTGGCCGAGCGCTACCCCAAGGTCATCGTGGCGGCGACGCTCGACAACCTGAAGGCGGCCGGCTTCTTCTGGGGCACCCGCTCCGGCGTCACCGTGGCCATCTCCGACATCGTCGTCCCCGACGCGAAGAAGGAGATCGTCAAGGGCTACGAGGCGCTGGACGAGAAGGTCCAGAAGCAGTACGAGCGCGGTCTGATCACCAAGGAAGAGCGGACTCAGGAACTCATCGCGATCTGGACCAAGGCGACCAACGAGGTCGCCGAGGCCATGAACGAGAACTTCCCGAAGACGAACCCGATCTTCATGATGGTGGACTCGGGCGCCCGAGGAAACATGATGCAGATGCGTCAGATCGCCGGTATGCGCGGTCTGGTGTCCAACGCCAAGAACGAGACGATCCCGCGTCCCATCAAGGCGTCGTTCCGTGAGGGCCTGTCCGTGCTGGAGTACTTCATCTCCACCCACGGTGCCCGTAAGGGTCTGGCGGACACCGCCCTGCGGACCGCCGACTCGGGTTACCTCACCCGTCGTCTGGTCGACGTCTCCCAGGACGTCATCATCCGCGAGGAGGACTGCGGCACCGAGCGCGGCCTCAAGCTGCACATCGCGGAGGTCGGCGCGGACGGCGTGCTGCGCAAGGCGGACAACGTCGAGACGTCCGTGTACGCGCGCTGCCTCGCCGAGGACATCGTCGTCGACGGCAAGGTGCTCGGCCCGGCCGGCACCGACCTCGGTGACGTGCTCATCGACGAGCTGGTCAAGTACGGCGTCTCCGAGGTCAAGACCCGCTCGGTCCTGACCTGCGAGTCCGCCGTCGGCACCTGCGCCATGTGCTACGGCCGCTCGCTGGCCACCGGCAAGCTGGTCGACATCGGTGAGGCGGTCGGCATCATCGCCGCCCAGTCCATCGGTGAGCCCGGCACCCAGCTGACGATGCGTACCTTCCACACCGGTGGTGTGGCCGGTGACGACATCACCCAGGGTCTGCCGCGTGTCGTCGAGCTGTTCGAGGCCCGTACCCCGAAGGGTGTCGCCCCGATCTCCGAGGCCTCCGGCCGCATCCGGATCGAGGAGACCGAGAAGACCAAGAAGATCGTCGTCACCCCGGACGACGGCAGCGACGAGACGGCGTTCCCGATCTCGAAGCGTGCCCGGCTCCTGGTCAGCGAGGGCGAGCACGTCGAGGTGGGCCAGAAGCTCACCGTGGGTGCCACCAACCCGCACGACGTGCTGCGCATCCTGGGCCAGCGCGCCGTCCAGGTCCACCTGGTCGGCGAGGTCCAGAAGGTCTACAACTCGCAGGGTGTGTCGATCCACGACAAGCACATCGAGATCATCATCCGGCAGATGCTGCGCCGGGTGACGATCATCGAGTCCGGCGACGCCGAGCTGCTGCCCGGCGAGCTGGTCGAGCGCTCCAAGTTCGAGACCGAGAACCGTCGTGTGGTGCAGGAGAGCGGTCACCCCGCCTCCGGTCGTCCGCAGCTGATGGGTATCACCAAGGCCTCGCTGGCGACGGAGTCCTGGCTGTCGGCCGCCTCCTTCCAGGAGACGACCCGAGTGCTGACGGACGCGGCGATCAACGCCAAGTCCGACAGCCTCATCGGCCTCAAGGAGAACGTCATCATCGGTAAGCTCATCCCGGCCGGTACGGGTCTGTCCCGCTACCGCAACATCCGGGTGGAGCCGACCGAGGAGGCCAAGGCCGCGATGTACTCGGCCGTCGGCTACGACGACATCGACTACTCGCCGTTCGGCACCGGCTCCGGCCAGGCCGTACCGCTGGAGGACTACGACTACGGTCCGTACAACCAGTAA